CGGTCAGGACGACCCGGCCGTCCTCCGCGATCAGCACGTTGGACGGCTTCACGTCACGGTGCAGGATCCCCTCGCGGTGCGCGGCGCGCAGCACGTCCAGGATCGCGAGGCCGACCTCGGCCGCACGCCGGGGCGTCAGCACGCCGTCCTCGCGGACCCGTTCGGCGAGCGATCCGCCCTCGACGAGCTCCATGACGATCCACGGCCGGTCGTCCTCGTCCACGACGTCGTAGACCGTGACGGCCCCGCTGTTACGGATCCGGGCGATCGCCTTCGCCTCACGCAGCGTCCGCGTGATGAGACGGCGCTTCTCGTCGTCGTCGATGGCCGAGGGGAACCGCAGTTCCTTCACGGCGACGGTGCGGCCCAGCGTCTCGTCCACGGCCCGCCAGACCGTGCCCATGCCGCCCTTGCCGAGCACCTCTCCGAGCCGGTACCGCCCAGCCAGGAGACGCCCCTCGGTGTCCTTCGCCTGCTCCGCCTCCGACATGCGTCCCCTCTGCGATCAACCCGCCCTGGCAGAGCGTCCATTGTCTCTCACTCCGCGACCGATGACGGCCCCGGGTCCACGCCCACCCGCACAACCGGCACACAAGAGGCCCACCATGCCCCCACCAGGGGAACCCCCACCGCGCTCACGGCCCGCAGGCGCCCCGTGCCCCAACTCCCCACGCACTCGCCCCGTGGTCCATCATGACCCTGCCGAAGGGATCCCCACCGTGCCCGTCCCCACGCCATCTCCCTGCTCCTCACTGCTTCCCCGCCTGCTCGTCCCCGCCCTGCTCGCTGCCTCGCTCCTGGGTGCGGCCGCCTCGGCCACGTCCCCCGAGCCGGGCCCCTCCCCCAGCACCACCGCCCTCTCGCGCCTGGTCTCCGCGGGGACCGCCCCGGCGGCGGCGCTCCTCTCCCAGAGCCCCTCCACCGGCTCCCGCTTCGTCACCACGGGTCCCGCCGTCCGCCGCACCGACCACTTCCGGGCCGGCAGCATCACCAAGACCTTCGTCGCGACGGTCGTCCTCCAACTCGCCGCCGAGCACAAGCTCCGCCTCTCCGACACCGTCGAGAGCCACCTCCCGAACCTCGTCCGCGGCCACGGCAACGACGGCCGCCGGATCACACTGCGCGCCCTGCTCTCCCACACAGCGGGCCTGTACGACTACACCCACTCCACCGCCGCCCGTGCTTCGGCTCCGCGTACCCCCCTTGCCGCCCTCCACACCGCCCTGGCGCACTCCCCGACCCGTATCGGCTCCTACGCGTACTCCAACACCGACTACGTGCTCCTCGGGCTGGTCGTCCACCAGGTCACCGGTCGCTCCTATGCGGCCGAGGTCACCCGCCGCATCCTCACCCCCCTGCATCTCACGGGCACTTCGTTCCCCGGCGCCCGCCGCACCCTCCCCTCCCCGTACGGCCGCTCCTACTCCCTCAGCGCCCCCGGCCGGGACGCCACCACCCTGGTCGACCCCCGCACCGCGGGCGCCGCCGGCGAGCTCATATCGACCCTCGCCGACCTGAACCACTTCTACTCAGCCCTCCTCGGCGGCCGCCTCCTCCCCGCCCCGGCCCTGGCCGACCTCCTCAACACCACGCCCGCCCAGGGCCGCTACGGACTCGGCGTCTTTCCCCAGCGGCTCAGCTGCGGCCGCACCGTCTGGGGGCACAACGGCCGCATCACCGGCAGTTACGTCCGCACCGCCACCACCGGGGACGGCCGCCACACCGTCACGTTCCGCCTCAACTCGGACACCGAACCGGCCCCCTCGCTCGAACGAGCCGTCCTGGAAGCCGAGTTCTGCCCCTGAAGCCTCAAGGGGTGTCCAGCGGCACGATGTCCGGAGCCCCGAGCCGCGCCGCGTCCGCCGTGAGATCGTCCGGCTGCCGCTGCGACTCCCGCTCCGCCTCGACCCGCTTCTCGTAGTGCTCGACCTCCTTCTCGATCTGCTCCTTGTCCCAGCCGAGCACCTTCGCCATCAACTCGGCCGCCTCCCGCGCACTGCGCGTCCCCCGGTCGAAGGTCTCGATCGAGATCCTCGTGCGCCGGGTGAGTACGTCGTCGAGGTGCCGGGCCCCTTCGTGCGAGGCCGCGTACACGACCTCGGCCCGCAGATAGTCGTCGGCGCCGCCCAGCGGATCCGCCAGCGACGGATCCCCCGCGATCAGCTCGAAGACCTCCTCGACCATCGACCCGTACCGATTCAACAGGTGCTCGACGCGCGCCACATGGAGCCCCGTCCGCACCGCGATCCGCGCCCGCGCGTTCCACAGGGCGTTGTATCCCTCGGCTCCCATCAGCGGCACGTTCTCCGTGACGCACTCGGCGACCCGCTGGTCCAGCGCGTGCACGGCCTCGTCCACCGCGTCCTTCGCCATCACCCGGTACGTCGTGTACTTGCCGCCCGCCACCACCACGAGCCCCGGCACGGGATGCGCCACCGTGTGCTCCCGCGAGAGCTTGCTCGTGGCATCGGACTCCCCGGCCAGCAGCGGCCGCAGCCCCGCGTACACCCCCTGCACGTCGTCCCGCGTCAGCGGCACCGCAAGCACCGAGTTCACATGCTCAAGCAGATAGTCGATGTCCGCACTCGACGCCGCCGGATGCGCCTTGTCCAGGTCCCAGTCCGTGTCGGTCGTCCCCACGATCCAGTGCCGGCCCCAGGGGATCACGAACAGAACGGACTTCTCCGTCCGCAGGATCAGCCCGGTCGTCGAGTGGATCCGGTCCTTCGGCACCACCAGATGAATGCCCTTGGACGCCCGCACATGGAACTGCCCGCGCTCCCCGATCAGCGCCTGAGTGTCGTCCGTCCACACCCCGGTCGCGTTCACGACCTGCTTGGCCCGGATCTCGTACTCCCCGCCCGCCTCCACGTCCTTCACCCGGGCCCCCACGACCCGCTCGCCCTCCCGCAGGAACCCGATCACCCGCGCCCGGTTCGCCACATGGGCCCCGTAGCTCGCCGCCGTCCGCACCAGCGTCGCCACATAGCGCGCGTCGTCCATCTGCGCGTCGTAGTACTGCAACGCCCCGACCAGGGCGTCCTTCTTCAGCGCGGGAGCCACCCGCAGCGCGTGCTTGCGCGTCAGATGCCGGTGCGCGGGAAGTCCGCGCCCGTGCCCCGAGGAGACCGACATGGCGTCGTACAGCGCCACCCCGCTCCCCGCATACCACCGCTCCCAGCCCTTGTGCTGGAGCGGATAGAGGAACGCCACCGGCTTCACCAGATGCGGGGCCAGCCGCTCGAGCAGCAGCCCCCGCTCCTTCAGCGCCTCCCGTACGAGCGCGAAGTCCAGCATCTCCAGATAGCGCAGCCCGCCGTGGATCAGCTTGCTCGACCGGCTGGACGTCCCCGACGCCCAGTCCCGCGCCTCCACGAGCCCCGTCGAGAGCCCCCGGGTCACCGCATCCAGCGCCGTCCCCGCGCCCACCACTCCCGCGCCGACGACCAGCACGTCCAGTTCCCGCTCGGCCATCCCGGCGAGCGCAGCCGCGCGCTCCTCGGGTCCCAGTGTCGCTGTCCTCACTGCTGCCTCCCGTAGATCGGGGTGGTCCGGCTCAGGTCACTTCTCAGTGCATCGCGAGTGCATCGCGCTTCCGTACATCCACGATTCTGTCCGTACCCACCGACATCGGCCACCGCCTGTGGATAACACTCGGACACCCCAGACCGGCCCAATCCCGCATATCGGTCATATTTACTCCTAACCTGACATAGCGATGTCCACAGGGGTTGCGCGACGACCCCGCTCCGGCTATTGGGAAGGACGGCCCACCGCCATGCCCGCAGATCTCGCCGTCATCGGACTCGGTCACCTCGGTCTCCCCCTCGCCCAGGCCGCCGTAGCGACCGGCATCGACACCATCGGCTACGACACCGATCCACACCGCCTCGCGGGGCTCGCCGCCGACCGCACCCACCACGCGGACATCCGCCGCCTCCTCTCCGGCGGCTTCCGCCCCATCACCGATCCGGCCGAACTGGGCCGAGTGCGTACCGCCGTCATCTGCGCCCCCACCCCCCTGGGCGCCGACCGCGCCCTCGACCTGACCGATGTCGCCGACGCCGCCCGCGCGCTGGCCGCCCGGCTGCGCCCGCACACCACCGTCATCCTCGAATCCCCCGTCTACCCGGGCACCACCGAGGAATTCCTCCGCCCCCTCCTCGAAGAGGGCTCGGGCCTGCGCGCCGGCCGCGACTTCCACCTGGCCTACTCCCCCACCCGCCAGGACCCCGGCAGCCGCGCGCACACGTACGCATCGACACCCAAGGTCATCGGCGGCCTCACCCCCGCCTGCACCGAGTCGGCCGCCGCCTTCTACGGCCGCCTGACCGACAAGGTCGTCCGCGCCCGCGGTCTGCGCGAGGCCGAGATGACCAAGCTCCTCGAATCGAACTACCGCCACGTCAACATCGCCCTGGTCAACGAGATGGCCGTCCTCTGCCACGAGATGGGCGTCGACCTCTGGGACGTCATCCGCTGCGCCGAGACCAAGCCCTTCGGCTTCCAGCCGTTCCGCCCCGGCCCCGGCGTCGGCGGCCACGGCGTCCCCATGGACCCCTCGTACCGCCCGCCCACCGGCGGCGGCGCACTGCGCATGGTCGGCCTGGCCCAGGACATCAACAACCGCATGCCGCAGTACGCCGTCCAGCGCTGCGCCACCCTCCTCAACGAGCACGGCAAATCCGCCCGCGGCGCCCGCGTCCTGCTCCTCGGCGTCACCTACAAGCCGGACCTCGCCGACCAGGAGGGCTCCGCCGCCCCCGAGATCGCCCGCCGCCTGATGGACCTCGGCGCCTCCGTCAGCTACCACGACCCGCACGTCCCCGACTGGCGCGTCCACACCGTCCCGGTCCCCCGCGCGGACTCCCTCTACGAGGCCGCGGCGGCGGCCGACCTGACCGTCCTGCTGCAGAACCACCGCACGTACGACCTGCAGGGCCTCTCGGTCAAGGCCCAGCTCCTCCTGGACACCAGAGGAGCCTCCCCGGCCGGGGCAGCGCACCGGCTCTGACCCCTGCTACTCTGCGGCGTTCACATCTCGCACACACGTGCGTTTACGTCCCAGGGGGATCTCCATGAGCCAGCCGACGCCGCCACCGTCCCAACCGTCCGAGCCGCAGCAGGGCGCCTTCGGCTTCCCTGCCGCCCCGGTCCCCGCACCTGCCCCGGCACCCCGCCCCACCAACTTCGCGGGCGGTGTCCTCGCCGCGTTCGCCGTGGCGGTGTTCGGCGCGATCCTGTACGGCATCATCGCGAACGCCATCGACCGCGAAATCGGCTACGCGGCCGTCGGCCTCGGCTTCCTCGTCGGCCTCACCGCCTGCAAGGTCGGCGGACGCAGCGTCTGGCTGTTCGTCTGGGCCGCCGTGTTCTCCCTGGCCGGCACGTACTTCGGACAGCTCGTGGCCGTCGCACTGGCCCTCTCCGACATCACGGGCGCCCCGTCGGTGACGGACATCTTCCTCTCTCACTTCGGCGTCCTCAACGACGCCTGGGGCGAGGTCCTGAGCGCGATGCGCTTCGTCTTCATCGCCCTCGGCGCGGTCGGCGCGTACGCCGGCGCCAAGAAGGCCAACGGCTGACCCGCACCACCACACAGGGCCCGCAACGCACCCGCGTCGCGGGCCCTTCGCCGTGCCCGCGGACTGCCGCCCCCACAGCCCCCGTTGATAGCTTGGCTCCTCACCACTACCTGTCCTCGGGGGATACGCCATGAGCCAGCCCTGGCAGCAGCCGCAGCAGCCGCCCCAGCCCAACCCCAACAACCCCTACCTCCAGGCCCCCGCCCAGCCGTCCGCACCGCCCCAGATGCCCCCGGCCCCGCCGCAGGGCTACCCGCAGCAGCCGATGCAGCCGGGCTTCCCCCAGCAACAGCAGCCCTACCCCGGCGGCTTCCCCCAGCAGCTGCCGTACCCCGGAGGCCCCCAGCAGCCCCGCTCCGGCAGCCCCGTGGGCGCCGTCTTCCTCGGCCTGCTGGTCTCCTTCGTCCTCGCGGCGATCTACGCGGGCATCTGGTTCGCCACGTACAAGGACATGGATTCGGACAGCGCCGTCCGGGGCCTCTACTTCGGGCACGCCGTCATCAACGGCGCACTCACCGGCCTGATCGTCGGCATGGTGGCAGGCCGGAGCAACGGCGCCCACGTCGGCGCCGGGATCATCGCCGCGCTCGGTGCCTTCTTCGGCTTCGCCAACGGGTACGTGTGCATCTTGTTCGACCAGCCCAACGGGGACTTCATCCTCAAACACACCCCCCTCCTCCCGGCCAAGGCCTGGTGGGCGACCGGCGGAGAGGTCAGCGACCACCTGCTCTCCGTCCTCGGTGTCCTGCTCGCCGGAGGAATCGCCTGGGGCCTGGCCGCCGCCGTGGGCCGTCGCCGCTGATCGCACGACGAAGGGCCCGCACCACAAGGTGCGGGCCCTTCGTCTACCCCTGAAACATCAGCGCTTGTGCTGCGCGTCCGCCACCGTCACCTCGACGCGCTGGAACTCCTTGAGCTCGCTGTAGCCCGTCGTCGCCATCGAGCGCCGCAGCGCGCCGAAGAAGTTCATCGACCCGTCCGGCGTGTGCGAGGGACCGGTCAGGATCTCCTCGGTCGTGCCGACGATGCCCAGGTCCACGAGCTTTCCGCGCGGTACGTCCTCGTGCACGGCCTCCATGCCCCAGTGGTGACCCTTGCCGGGCGCATCCGTGGCACGGGCCAGCGGGGAGCCGATCATCACCGAGTCGGCACCGCAGGCGATCGCCTTCGGCAGGTCGCCGGACCAGCCGACGCCACCGTCCGCGATGACGTGCACGTACCGGCCGCCGGACTCGTCCATGTAGTCACGGCGCGCGGCGGCCACATCGGCCACGGCGGTCGCCATCGGGACCTGGATACCGAGCACGTTACGCGTCGTGTGCGCGGCCCCGCCGCCGAAGCCGACCAGCACACCGGCCGCGCCCGTACGCATCAGGTGCAGGGCGGCGGTGTAGGTCGCGCACCCGCCCACGATGACCGGAACGTCCAGCTCGTAGATGAACTGCTTCAGATTCAGCGGCTCGGCAGCACCCGAGACGTGCTCGGCCGAAACAGTGGTCCCACGGATCACAAAAATGTCCACGCCGGCGTCCACGACGGCCTTGGAGAACTGCGCGGTGCGCTGCGGGGAGAGCGCGGCGGCGGTGACCACACCCGAGTCGCGCACCTCCTTGATGCGCTGCCCGATCAGCTCTTCCTTGATCGGGGCGGCGTAGAGCTCCTGGAGGCGACGGGTCGCGTTCGCCTCGTCGAGCTCGTCGGCGATCTCGTCGAGCAGCGGCTGCGGGTCCTCGTACCGGGTCCACAGGCCCTCGAGGTTCAGTACGCCGAGGCCGCCCATCTCGCCGATGCGGATCGCCGTCTGCGGTGAGACGACCGAGTCCATCGGGGCCGCCAGGAACGGAAGCTCGAAGCGGTAGGCGTCGATCTGCCAGGCGATCGAGACCTCCTTCGGGTCCCGGGTGCGCCGGCTCGGCACGATGGCGATGTCGTCGAACGCGTACGCCCTGCGGCCGCGCTTGCCGCGCCCGATCTCGATCTCAGTCACGATGTGTGGCCTTTCCCTCTACGTCTGCCGTTCCAGTATCCCCGACACGCGCGCGGAAGCCCGCGGGCCGTCCGGCCTGCGGGCTTCCGCATACGTCCTGCTACGTCACTGCCTGCTGTCAGCGCCTGGTGTAGTTCGGCGCTTCGACCGTCATCTGGATGTCGTGCGGGTGGCTCTCCTTGAGCCCCGCCGAGGTGATCCGTACGAATCGGCCCTTGGACTCCATCTCGTCGACCGAGGCGGCGCCCACATACCCCATCGTCTGGCGCAGTCCGCCGACGAGCTGGTGCAGCACGTTGGCGAGCGGGCCGCGGTACGGGACCTGGCCCTCGATGCCCTCGGGGACGAGCTTGTCGTCGGAGGACACCTCGGCCTGGAAGTAACGGTCCTTCGAGTACGAGCGACCCTGCCCGCGCGACTGCATGGCGCCGAGCGAGCCCATGCCGCGGTACGACTTGAACTGCTTGCCGTTGATGAACAGCAGCTCGCCCGGGGACTCCTCGCAGCCCGCGAGCAGCGACCCCAGCATCACGCTGTCCGCACCGGCGGCCAGCGCCTTGCCGATGTCGCCCGAGTACTGCAGGCCGCCGTCGCCGATGACCGGGACGCCCGCCGCACGGGCGGCCAGCG
The sequence above is drawn from the Streptomyces sp. NBC_01465 genome and encodes:
- a CDS encoding serine hydrolase domain-containing protein, which gives rise to MPVPTPSPCSSLLPRLLVPALLAASLLGAAASATSPEPGPSPSTTALSRLVSAGTAPAAALLSQSPSTGSRFVTTGPAVRRTDHFRAGSITKTFVATVVLQLAAEHKLRLSDTVESHLPNLVRGHGNDGRRITLRALLSHTAGLYDYTHSTAARASAPRTPLAALHTALAHSPTRIGSYAYSNTDYVLLGLVVHQVTGRSYAAEVTRRILTPLHLTGTSFPGARRTLPSPYGRSYSLSAPGRDATTLVDPRTAGAAGELISTLADLNHFYSALLGGRLLPAPALADLLNTTPAQGRYGLGVFPQRLSCGRTVWGHNGRITGSYVRTATTGDGRHTVTFRLNSDTEPAPSLERAVLEAEFCP
- a CDS encoding GuaB3 family IMP dehydrogenase-related protein produces the protein MTEIEIGRGKRGRRAYAFDDIAIVPSRRTRDPKEVSIAWQIDAYRFELPFLAAPMDSVVSPQTAIRIGEMGGLGVLNLEGLWTRYEDPQPLLDEIADELDEANATRRLQELYAAPIKEELIGQRIKEVRDSGVVTAAALSPQRTAQFSKAVVDAGVDIFVIRGTTVSAEHVSGAAEPLNLKQFIYELDVPVIVGGCATYTAALHLMRTGAAGVLVGFGGGAAHTTRNVLGIQVPMATAVADVAAARRDYMDESGGRYVHVIADGGVGWSGDLPKAIACGADSVMIGSPLARATDAPGKGHHWGMEAVHEDVPRGKLVDLGIVGTTEEILTGPSHTPDGSMNFFGALRRSMATTGYSELKEFQRVEVTVADAQHKR
- a CDS encoding nucleotide sugar dehydrogenase; translation: MPADLAVIGLGHLGLPLAQAAVATGIDTIGYDTDPHRLAGLAADRTHHADIRRLLSGGFRPITDPAELGRVRTAVICAPTPLGADRALDLTDVADAARALAARLRPHTTVILESPVYPGTTEEFLRPLLEEGSGLRAGRDFHLAYSPTRQDPGSRAHTYASTPKVIGGLTPACTESAAAFYGRLTDKVVRARGLREAEMTKLLESNYRHVNIALVNEMAVLCHEMGVDLWDVIRCAETKPFGFQPFRPGPGVGGHGVPMDPSYRPPTGGGALRMVGLAQDINNRMPQYAVQRCATLLNEHGKSARGARVLLLGVTYKPDLADQEGSAAPEIARRLMDLGASVSYHDPHVPDWRVHTVPVPRADSLYEAAAAADLTVLLQNHRTYDLQGLSVKAQLLLDTRGASPAGAAHRL
- a CDS encoding glycerol-3-phosphate dehydrogenase/oxidase, which codes for MRTATLGPEERAAALAGMAERELDVLVVGAGVVGAGTALDAVTRGLSTGLVEARDWASGTSSRSSKLIHGGLRYLEMLDFALVREALKERGLLLERLAPHLVKPVAFLYPLQHKGWERWYAGSGVALYDAMSVSSGHGRGLPAHRHLTRKHALRVAPALKKDALVGALQYYDAQMDDARYVATLVRTAASYGAHVANRARVIGFLREGERVVGARVKDVEAGGEYEIRAKQVVNATGVWTDDTQALIGERGQFHVRASKGIHLVVPKDRIHSTTGLILRTEKSVLFVIPWGRHWIVGTTDTDWDLDKAHPAASSADIDYLLEHVNSVLAVPLTRDDVQGVYAGLRPLLAGESDATSKLSREHTVAHPVPGLVVVAGGKYTTYRVMAKDAVDEAVHALDQRVAECVTENVPLMGAEGYNALWNARARIAVRTGLHVARVEHLLNRYGSMVEEVFELIAGDPSLADPLGGADDYLRAEVVYAASHEGARHLDDVLTRRTRISIETFDRGTRSAREAAELMAKVLGWDKEQIEKEVEHYEKRVEAERESQRQPDDLTADAARLGAPDIVPLDTP